GGCCCGGACCGTGGTCGCGGCCGGCCAACCCCAGAACCCGGAGTGGTCGGTGGACCGGCGCTGGCTCGCCTACCTGAACGGGGACCGCCACCAGGTCCACGTGGTGCGCTCCGACGGCACCGACGACCACGCCTTCGGTCCGGAGGGAGTGAGCCGCGGCGGTTACGCGTGGTCTCCCGGTGCCGACGAGCTGGCCATCGTCCCCCGTACGGGGGGCATCGACCTCGTCTCGGTGCCATCTGCTTCGGTGATCCCCGCCGTGGATCCGACGGTCCCCGTCGAGTCGGTGGCGTGGTCACGCGACGGCGGCCGTCTCGCCTACACCACGCCCGCCGCCCCGGGCCGTCCCACCCGGGTGGTCGTGCTGACGACCGACGGGGGACCGCCGCCGGAGAACCTCGGCCTCGCCGTCCCGCCCGGCTCCGACGTCCTGCTGGCCGGATGGTGGCCGGACGGGGGCGGTGTCATCTACTGGGTCGATCCGGGGGGATCGGCCGCCGCCCTCGGCAACGGGCTCCCGCTCATGAGCGCGTCCCTGTCAGGCGGCGCGGCCCGCCTGCTCGGGGTCACTCTCGTCTTCCACCCCTGGGTCAGCTGGTCCCCGGACGGGACCCGGCTGCTGCTGGTGGCGGGAGCGGGGTCTTCCCCCGCCGCCGGCAAGTCGCTGGTCGTGTGCGACGTGGCCGGCACGGCCTGCCACGCCCTGCCCCAGCCCGCCGGGTCGGTGACGGTGGACGCGGCGTGGTCCCCGGACGGGAGCGAGGTGGCGGTGGTGCGCGCTCCTGACGTCGGTCCCGGCCAGCACGTGGGGGCGGCGTGGGTCTCGCAGCGGCGCCTCTGGGTGGAGGCGGCCGACGGCTCCAGCGCCTACCCCGTGCCGGGGGCCGGGACGGGCGTCACCCTGCCGGCCTGGTCGGCCGACGGCCGCAGCATCGGCTACTCGCTCGCGTCCGGCTTCGAGGTGATACCGGTCTCGGGTGGCCACCCGACCGTGATCGCCTCCGGCCTCGACGGCGCCAACGACGGCACCGCCGGCCCCGACGCCGACGGCAGGCAGCCGTGGGGCGCGGCGGCCGTGTGGGGCGGGCGCGCCGGCTTCGACAGCTACGGAGGCTGAGCGGATGCGTCAGCGGCGGGGGTGGCGAGGATGGTGGTCGGGCCGGCCGCGCCGCGCCCGCCGGGTCGGCATGGCCGCGGTGGCGCTGATCGTGGCGGCGGCGGCCGTGCTCTGGACCGCGCCCTGGTCGGCGGCGGCGCACGCCGGGCGGCGCGGGGCGGTGCGGGTGGGGACGCCGGCGCCTCCGGACCCGCTCGCCACTCCGGTCACGGCTCCGGCTCCCGCGCCCGCTCCTGCGCTGGTGCCCTGGCAGGGCCCGGTCGAGCACATCTTCTTCCACACCCTGGTGATCCGCCCCGACCTGGCGCTCACCCACGACCAGCTGGCCCAGGGCTTCCGGGACTGGTTCGTCACGGTCGGCGAGTTCAGGTCGATCCTGGACCAGCTCTACGCCAACGGCTGGACCCTCGTCGACATCCACCGCGCCGTCGACGGCACGGTGATGGTCCCGCCCGGGCGCAAGCCCCTGGTCCTGTCGGAGGACGACGTCAACTACTACGACTACTCCCGGCCCCGGGGTCTCGGGTGGCGGCTGGTGCTCGACGCCGCCGGCGACGTGAAGGTCGAGGTGCGCGACAACCTCGGCGTCAGGATCACCGACGAGGACCTCATCCCGCTGGTCGACGAGTTCGTGGCCGCCCATCCCGACTTCTCCGCCGACGGGGCCAAGGGTGTGATCGCAGTCACCGGCTACGAGGGGGTGTTCGGCGAGCGCACCGAGGACCCCACCTCACCCGACTGGGCCGCCAGCGTGGCCCGGGCCACCGCCATCGCCCAGCGCCTCAAGGCCACCGGGTGGACCCTGGCCAGCCACAGCTACGGCCACATCGACCTCACCAGGGACTCGACGGCGGTGGCGGCCCGGGACACCGCCCGGTGGCAGGCCGAGGTCGAGCCGATCACCGGCCCGACCGACGTCTACGTCTATCCATTCGGCGCCGCCCCGATCCCGGGATCGCCGACGTTCCTGATGCTGCGCGGCGCCGGGTTCACCATCCAGTGCGACATCGACGACGTGCCCCGGCTCATTACCGCCGACGGGGTGAGCGTGATGAGCCGGCGTCACATCGACGGCATCGCCTTCCGCGACCAGGTCCGGAACCTGGCGCCGTTCTTCTCGGTGGCGTCGGTCGAGGACACACACGCCCGGGGCTGATGACGGTCAATCGGCGGCGGCGTCAGGTGCGCGGGTGGCTCCCGTCCGCTGGGGGAGGACGTAGTACAGCGCCAGGGCACCGTCGATGGCCAGGCTGGCGGGCACGCTGCCGAGAGCCACGAGCATCGCCAAGAGGTAGCTCGGGATCCCGTAGCGGTAGCGGCGGGTGACGACGGCGGCGGCCGCCTCCTCGCCCTTGACGATCAGGCGGTTGTCGCGGGACGCCACCCGCCACAGCAGGTTGTAGAAGACGGCGGTGAGCGTCAGCACCGCGTTGTAGAAGAAGGCGGCGGTGTGCTGGGCGCTCGAGCCCAGTCGCAGGTTCTCGGACAGGACCGAGGTCGGGAACGGGATGAAGGCGATGCACATCAACAGGAAGAGGTTGGCGACCACCAGGCCGTGAGAGGTCTCCCTGATCAGCCGGAAGATCGAGTGGTGGTTGGCCCACATGATCCCGATCACCAGGAAGCTGAGGACGTAGCCGAGGTAGGTGGGCCAGGCCTGGCCCAGGCGGTGGGTCAGGGTCCCGGGCCCGGCGGGAGCCCGCACGTCCAGGATCAGCAGGGTGATGGCGATGGCGAAGACCCCGTCGCTGAACGCCTCCAGCCGGCCCGTCTCCACCGGCGGCACACTAGATATCGCTACGGATCGTGGCCGGGATCGAGGTCGCGCACCGCCTGGAAGCCCAACTGACCGGGCCAGGGCGCGTCGGTCGGGCTGAGCTCCACCGGTTCGAGCAGGAAGCCGGTGTGGTCCCCGTCGGTGTGGTGGTCGAGCACCCGGCCGACGAACCACCGGGTGCAGTCCTCCAGCACGGGCGCCCCGCCGGGGCCCGGATGCCAGGCGCAGCGGGAGAACTTGTCCACCTCGTCCCCGGTCCGGGACCCGAACAGCTCGGCCACCCCCCTCTCGGCCGAGGACAGCAGGTGGACGGCCAGGTGGTCGCTCGCCAGCGCCACCGGGTGGGTGTGGTTGGTGACCGAGATCCACACCGTCATCCGGGGCGGATCGATGCTGCACTGGCTGAGGAAGCCCACCAGGCACCCGCTGCGCTGCCGGCCGTCGTCACATGTGACCACGGCCATCGGGTACTCGAGGTCCGCCACAAGGGCGGGGAAGCCGTCAGCCACGGAGGGCATGGGAGCGACCCGGTCCGCTAGACGGGGCGGCCGTCGGCGTCGAGGTAGTCGTTCACGATGATCCCGTCCGCCACCAGCCGCTCGTACACGTCCGGCTCCAGGCCCAGGAGCTTGCGGTAGACGTACTCGTTGTCCTCGCCCAGCGAGGGTGATCCGCGCCACCAGACCTGGGGAAGGCCGGACACGGCGTGGCCGATGTGGCGGTAGGTACCCACCTCGCGATTGGTGAGCGGCCGCACCCACTCCCGGGCGGACACGTTGGGGTCGGTCACGAGCAGGTCGTCGGAGAGCTGAGGTGC
This genomic interval from Acidimicrobiales bacterium contains the following:
- a CDS encoding flavin reductase family protein; this translates as MADGFPALVADLEYPMAVVTCDDGRQRSGCLVGFLSQCSIDPPRMTVWISVTNHTHPVALASDHLAVHLLSSAERGVAELFGSRTGDEVDKFSRCAWHPGPGGAPVLEDCTRWFVGRVLDHHTDGDHTGFLLEPVELSPTDAPWPGQLGFQAVRDLDPGHDP
- a CDS encoding polysaccharide deacetylase family protein — encoded protein: MRQRRGWRGWWSGRPRRARRVGMAAVALIVAAAAVLWTAPWSAAAHAGRRGAVRVGTPAPPDPLATPVTAPAPAPAPALVPWQGPVEHIFFHTLVIRPDLALTHDQLAQGFRDWFVTVGEFRSILDQLYANGWTLVDIHRAVDGTVMVPPGRKPLVLSEDDVNYYDYSRPRGLGWRLVLDAAGDVKVEVRDNLGVRITDEDLIPLVDEFVAAHPDFSADGAKGVIAVTGYEGVFGERTEDPTSPDWAASVARATAIAQRLKATGWTLASHSYGHIDLTRDSTAVAARDTARWQAEVEPITGPTDVYVYPFGAAPIPGSPTFLMLRGAGFTIQCDIDDVPRLITADGVSVMSRRHIDGIAFRDQVRNLAPFFSVASVEDTHARG
- a CDS encoding TMEM175 family protein, which codes for METGRLEAFSDGVFAIAITLLILDVRAPAGPGTLTHRLGQAWPTYLGYVLSFLVIGIMWANHHSIFRLIRETSHGLVVANLFLLMCIAFIPFPTSVLSENLRLGSSAQHTAAFFYNAVLTLTAVFYNLLWRVASRDNRLIVKGEEAAAAVVTRRYRYGIPSYLLAMLVALGSVPASLAIDGALALYYVLPQRTGATRAPDAAAD